The following proteins come from a genomic window of Pseudochaenichthys georgianus chromosome 17, fPseGeo1.2, whole genome shotgun sequence:
- the LOC117462612 gene encoding SLAM family member 9-like, with protein sequence MKIFFSWKFSESNIVRFTSNDKGVSANYTGRVEFPGNNYSVILKNLQEADSGEYTAVVTKLSGGETEAAKYKIEVQDRASLPLLTVSSVSESSPSCSFTVTCSSQDSHINSTFSCDNNTCSQEGGERSEGIPDTFLQVHQLSGSIICNHSNHVSWTNTTKRIKDVCHQQDDSQTTTIVLSLGVCFAILAIIGVVLWCLRKRRTSKGASIENPVNDSVQVLLLTSPVHQDLQLIQPNGSIVQALITTDNHVLNVSTSSAPIDCKRSGG encoded by the exons ATGAAG atttttttttcctGGAAATTTAGTGAAAGTAACATAGTGAGATTCACTTCTAATGACAAAGGAGTCTCTGCTAATTACACTGGAAGGGTTGAGTTTCCTGGGAACAATTACTCTGTGATCTTGAAGAATCTACAAGAGGCAGACAGTGGAGAATATACTGCTGTAGTGACAAAGCTTTCAGGAGGCGAAACGGAAGCAGCTAAATACAAGATCGAAGTTCAAG ATCGAgcgtctctccctctcctcacaGTGAGCTCTGTCTCTGAAAGCTCTCCCTCCTGTAGCTTCACTGTGACCTGCAGCTCACAGGACTCTCACATCAACAGCACTTTCTCATGTGACAACAACACCTGCAGTCAGGAGGGAGGAGAGCGGTCAGAGGGGATCCCTGATACTTTTCTCCAGGTCCACCAATTAAGTGGATCGATCATATGTAACCATAGCAACCATGTCAGCTGGACCAACACAACCAAAAGAATCAAAGATGTCTGCCACCAGCAAGATG ATTCTCAAACAACAACCATTGTTCTCAGTTTGGGAGTATGCTTTGCAATTCTCGCCATCATTGGTGTGGTACTTTGGTGTCTTCGAAAGAGAAGAACAA GCAAAGGAGCGAGTATCGAAAATCCAGTTAATGATTCTGTGCAG GTCCTGCTGCTCACATCTCCGGTTCATCAAGACCTCCAACTCATAcaaccaaatgggtcgattgttcaagcgcttattaCGACCGATAATCACGTTTTAAATGTATCGACCTCTAGTGCTCCCATTGACTGCAAACGCTCCGGTGGGTAG